The proteins below come from a single Corylus avellana chromosome ca3, CavTom2PMs-1.0 genomic window:
- the LOC132176473 gene encoding myb family transcription factor PHL11 → MMERNYGGGIGGGGCFPYENGVVMTRDPKPRLRWTADLHDRFVDAVTKLGGPDKATPKSVLRLMGMKGLTLYHLKSHLQKYRLGQQSRRQCTAEQANESSGGTCVQFGNHSSGTSPNSSRGDNEQGEIPIAEALKCQLEVQKRLQEQLEVQKKLQMRIEAQGKYLQAILEKAQKSLSLDMNGPSTIEAAKAQLTDFNLALSSLMENMNEGDRKEKMLQMNEIYRKANGSGIHIYPQGGQEEEDKDVKLKVEGGLIQFDLNTKGNYDFVAANGAELESNMLAYRR, encoded by the exons ATGATGGAGAGGAATTATGGCGGTGGAATTGGAGGAGGAGGGTGCTTCCCGTACGAGAATGGGGTGGTGATGACCAGAGACCCGAAGCCGAGGCTGAGGTGGACGGCTGATCTCCACGACCGGTTTGTCGATGCTGTCACTAAGCTTGGTGGCCCCGACA aagcAACTCCCAAGTCTGTGTTGAGGTTGATGGGCATGAAGGGCTTGACATTGTatcatttgaagagccatttgcAG AAGTACAGACTTGGACAACAATCAAGAAGACAATGTACGGCAGAACAAGCCAACGAGAGCAGTG GGGGCACATGTGTACAATTTGGTAATCATTCCTCAGGGACCAGTCCCAATTCTTCAAGAGGTGATAATGAACAAGG AGAAATCCCAATTGCAGAAGCACTCAAGTGTCAGCTTGAAGTTCAGAAAAGATTACAAGAGCAGCTTGAG GTACAGAAGAAACTGCAGATGAGAATAGAGGCTCAAGGGAAGTACTTGCAAGCTATATTAGAGAAAGCCCAAAAGAGTCTTTCCCTTGATATGAATGGCCCTAGTACTATAGAAGCAGCAAAGGCACAATTAACTGACTTCAATTTGGCCTTATCAAGCCTCATGGAGAATATGAATGAaggagatagaaaagaaaaaatgctacAGATGAATGAAATTTACAGAAAGGCCAATGGATCAGGCATCCATATTTACCCACAGGGAGGccaggaagaagaagataaagatgTCAAGCTCAAAGTTGAGGGGGGCTTGATACAGTTTGACTTGAACACAAAAggaaattatgattttgttgCTGCAA